The Ornithinimicrobium faecis genome includes a window with the following:
- a CDS encoding DUF294 nucleotidyltransferase-like domain-containing protein: MSADVTEVADFLASRAPFRELPRALLQTLVRQTAIRYVRRGTRILSVGETNEVMFVLRSGAVDITDGDGGLVERSEPGTCFGMSTLVERAPSRYDFTAIEDSLLLVVPAETFHATCERDEGFGAYFTSAHTARLRRAVALLHTTDRGGAVLRTSVGDLVRRAPVTAAPGDSIRAAAQLMAAERVSSVLVQQDGRLVGIVTDRDLRTRVLAEGRDPEGPVAEVMTPEPATARIDALAFEALMEMVERKIHHLPVLDRAGGVVGLISGTDLMRLEHNNPVYLVADIEAASDVAALASLGTRIPVIVDQLVAEDATAQDIGRVVTSLGDAIERRLLVLAETELGPPPVPYCWVVLGSQARHEQGLASDQDNALVIADEMTREHDHYFAALAQRVSAGLVECGYPLCPGDVMATNPRWRASVATWRAHFDRWLDTPEPQAVLNGSIFFDMRPLHGAVDLVEDLRADVLARTRHADLFLAYLARHAVGRRPPIGFFRGLVLEREGRHRDRLDLKAGGVGAVVELARVHALLGGLPEVNSHARIDAAARAGSISAGLAAELIDALEFVAYLRMRHQGHAVRSGREPDNFVDPATLTDFERRHLRDAFRIIRAAQQALLQRLPLENLS; encoded by the coding sequence ATGAGCGCAGACGTCACCGAGGTCGCCGACTTCCTGGCCTCCCGCGCGCCCTTTCGTGAGCTGCCCCGCGCCCTGCTGCAGACACTGGTCCGGCAGACCGCGATCCGCTATGTGCGGCGGGGCACCCGCATCCTGTCGGTGGGCGAGACCAACGAGGTGATGTTTGTCCTCCGCTCGGGGGCCGTCGACATCACCGACGGTGACGGCGGCCTCGTCGAGCGCAGCGAGCCCGGCACCTGCTTCGGCATGTCCACCCTCGTGGAGCGGGCTCCGTCGCGCTATGACTTCACCGCGATCGAGGACAGCCTCCTGCTCGTGGTGCCTGCGGAGACCTTCCACGCGACGTGTGAGCGGGACGAGGGCTTCGGTGCCTACTTCACGTCAGCGCACACTGCCCGACTGCGGCGGGCGGTGGCCCTGCTGCACACCACCGACCGCGGCGGGGCCGTGCTCCGGACCAGCGTGGGTGATCTGGTGCGCCGAGCCCCGGTCACCGCTGCCCCCGGTGACTCCATCCGGGCCGCGGCACAGCTGATGGCGGCGGAGCGCGTCTCCTCGGTCCTGGTGCAGCAGGACGGCCGGCTCGTCGGCATCGTGACCGACCGTGACCTGCGCACCCGGGTCCTGGCCGAGGGGCGCGACCCGGAGGGGCCGGTCGCGGAGGTGATGACGCCGGAGCCCGCGACCGCGAGGATCGACGCCCTCGCCTTCGAGGCGCTGATGGAGATGGTCGAGCGCAAGATCCACCACCTGCCCGTGCTGGACCGGGCCGGTGGTGTCGTGGGACTGATCAGCGGCACGGACCTGATGCGCCTGGAGCACAACAACCCGGTCTATCTGGTGGCCGACATCGAGGCTGCCTCCGACGTCGCGGCACTGGCGTCGCTCGGCACCCGCATCCCGGTCATCGTCGACCAACTCGTCGCCGAGGACGCCACCGCGCAGGACATCGGCCGGGTCGTCACGTCCCTCGGTGATGCCATCGAGCGACGCCTGCTCGTGCTGGCGGAGACCGAGCTGGGGCCGCCGCCGGTGCCCTACTGCTGGGTCGTGCTCGGGTCGCAGGCCCGTCACGAGCAGGGGCTGGCCAGCGATCAGGACAACGCGCTGGTCATTGCCGATGAGATGACCCGTGAGCACGACCACTATTTCGCGGCGCTGGCGCAGCGGGTGTCGGCCGGGCTGGTGGAGTGCGGCTATCCGCTCTGCCCGGGTGACGTGATGGCCACCAACCCGCGCTGGCGCGCCTCCGTGGCGACCTGGCGGGCGCACTTTGACCGGTGGCTGGACACCCCGGAGCCGCAGGCGGTGCTCAACGGATCGATCTTCTTCGACATGCGGCCGTTGCACGGGGCGGTCGACCTGGTGGAGGACCTGCGGGCGGACGTCCTGGCGCGCACCCGGCACGCGGACCTGTTTCTCGCCTATCTGGCACGCCACGCCGTCGGGCGGCGCCCGCCGATCGGCTTCTTCCGCGGCCTGGTTCTCGAGCGGGAGGGTCGGCACCGCGACCGGCTCGACCTGAAGGCCGGAGGGGTGGGCGCCGTGGTGGAGCTCGCCCGAGTTCACGCCCTCCTCGGTGGCCTGCCGGAGGTGAACTCCCATGCCCGCATCGACGCGGCGGCTCGTGCCGGCTCGATCTCAGCGGGGCTGGCGGCCGAGCTGATCGACGCCCTGGAGTTCGTGGCCTATCTGCGGATGCGGCATCAGGGCCACGCTGTGCGCTCCGGGCGCGAGCCCGACAACTTCGTCGACCCCGCGACCCTGACCGACTTTGAGCGTCGCCACCTGCGAGACGCCTTCCGGATCATCCGCGCAGCCCAGCAGGCGCTTCTCCAGCGGCTGCCGCTGGAGAACCTGTCGTGA
- a CDS encoding 3'-5' exonuclease: MRWWRGGAPDRGIADLELLALDLETTGLEPARHEIVSVGMVPVSGLTIELSGAQQWAVRPTGADGVGQSATVHGITDDAVAEAHPLQEVLPQVLTALHGRVLLAHHASIEVGFLTRASRAADLPVPDLTVVDTVRLQRRVLRLGRTRGHLGEEDLALAAAREHLGLPRYRSHEALTDALACAELYLAQVAVLGEDLTLRQLLR, from the coding sequence GTGAGGTGGTGGCGCGGGGGCGCACCGGACCGGGGGATCGCTGACCTCGAGCTGCTCGCGCTGGACCTGGAGACCACCGGGCTGGAGCCCGCCAGGCACGAGATCGTCAGCGTCGGCATGGTGCCGGTCAGCGGGCTGACCATCGAGCTGAGCGGCGCCCAGCAGTGGGCGGTGCGACCGACCGGCGCCGACGGCGTGGGGCAGAGCGCGACCGTGCACGGGATCACCGATGACGCCGTGGCCGAAGCACACCCGCTGCAGGAGGTGCTGCCGCAGGTCCTGACCGCGCTGCACGGACGAGTGCTGCTCGCCCACCACGCCTCCATCGAGGTGGGCTTCCTCACGCGGGCCAGCCGCGCCGCCGATCTGCCCGTGCCGGACCTGACGGTGGTCGACACCGTCCGGTTGCAACGCCGTGTGCTGCGCCTTGGCCGCACTCGCGGCCACCTGGGGGAGGAGGACCTTGCGCTCGCCGCGGCCCGCGAGCACCTGGGCCTGCCGCGCTATCGCTCGCACGAGGCCCTCACCGACGCACTCGCCTGTGCCGAGCTCTATCTCGCTCAGGTGGCGGTCCTCGGCGAGGACCTCACCCTGCGTCAACTGCTGCGCTGA
- a CDS encoding NADH-quinone oxidoreductase subunit A, with amino-acid sequence MDIHPYVPLLFFFALGLLFAGGSMGAGAVVGQKTYNRAKADAYECGIMPTPHARDGERVPIKFYLTAMLFIIFDVEVLFLYPFAVAFDQVGLFSLLAMLLFLVVVSVPFVYEWSRGGLEWD; translated from the coding sequence ATGGATATCCATCCGTACGTGCCGCTGTTGTTCTTCTTTGCACTCGGCCTGTTGTTTGCCGGGGGCTCGATGGGCGCCGGGGCTGTTGTCGGGCAAAAGACCTACAACCGGGCCAAGGCTGACGCCTACGAGTGCGGCATCATGCCCACGCCGCACGCCCGTGACGGCGAGCGCGTGCCGATCAAGTTCTATCTGACGGCGATGCTCTTCATCATCTTCGATGTCGAGGTGCTCTTCCTCTATCCGTTCGCAGTGGCCTTCGACCAGGTCGGGCTGTTCTCGCTGCTGGCGATGCTGCTGTTCCTGGTGGTCGTCTCGGTCCCGTTCGTCTATGAGTGGAGCCGGGGTGGTCTCGAGTGGGACTGA
- a CDS encoding NuoB/complex I 20 kDa subunit family protein gives MGLEDKLPSGFLLTTVEGMVGQMQARSVWPATFGLACCAIEMMAVGTPDYDIARFGMERFAATPRQADLMIVAGRVSQKMAPVVRQVYDQMPNPKWVLSMGVCASSGGMFNNYAIVQGVDHIVPVDIYLPGCPPRPQMLLNALLSLHDSIRDTKFGVDRVEAARKAEAAALSATPTHEMKGLLA, from the coding sequence GTGGGACTTGAGGACAAGCTTCCGTCGGGCTTTCTGCTGACGACGGTCGAGGGCATGGTCGGTCAGATGCAGGCCCGGTCGGTGTGGCCGGCAACCTTCGGCCTGGCCTGTTGTGCCATCGAGATGATGGCCGTCGGCACGCCGGACTATGACATCGCCCGCTTCGGCATGGAGCGCTTCGCCGCCACGCCCCGCCAGGCCGACCTGATGATCGTGGCCGGCCGCGTCAGTCAGAAGATGGCCCCGGTCGTGCGCCAGGTCTATGACCAGATGCCCAACCCCAAGTGGGTCCTGTCGATGGGTGTCTGCGCGAGCTCCGGCGGCATGTTCAACAACTACGCGATCGTGCAGGGTGTGGACCACATCGTGCCCGTCGACATCTATCTGCCTGGCTGCCCGCCGCGCCCGCAGATGCTGCTCAACGCGCTGCTCTCGCTGCACGACTCGATCCGCGACACCAAGTTTGGCGTCGATCGGGTCGAGGCGGCCCGCAAGGCAGAGGCGGCCGCGCTGTCGGCGACGCCGACGCATGAGATGAAGGGACTGCTCGCGTGA
- a CDS encoding NADH-quinone oxidoreductase subunit C, giving the protein MSETPANPTEDLPVEQTDAAAPGEPVVVARRRGMFGASAGGDTSGYGGLQREILFPGESARPYGGYFDEIADVLEEATGEAFTEGVEVVIDRGEMTLHVAPEHLLTIVRALRDEPALRFELCLGVNGVNYPQLEGAELHAVNNFLSITHGGRRIRVEVACSDADPHVPSIVEIYPANDWHERETWDMFGIIFDGHPALTRILMPDDWPGHPQRKDYPLGGIPVEYKGATIPAPDTRRSYS; this is encoded by the coding sequence GTGAGTGAGACCCCCGCTAACCCCACGGAGGACCTGCCGGTCGAGCAGACCGATGCCGCGGCTCCTGGTGAGCCCGTGGTGGTGGCCCGCCGCCGGGGCATGTTCGGCGCCAGTGCCGGAGGGGACACCTCCGGCTATGGCGGTCTGCAGCGCGAGATCCTGTTCCCTGGTGAGTCGGCGCGGCCCTACGGCGGCTATTTCGACGAGATCGCGGACGTCCTCGAGGAGGCGACCGGTGAAGCCTTCACCGAGGGCGTCGAGGTGGTCATCGACCGTGGCGAGATGACGCTGCACGTCGCGCCCGAGCACCTGCTGACGATCGTGCGGGCCCTGCGTGACGAGCCCGCTCTGCGTTTCGAGTTGTGCCTGGGCGTCAACGGCGTGAACTATCCGCAGCTGGAGGGTGCCGAGCTGCACGCCGTCAACAACTTCCTGTCGATCACCCACGGTGGTCGGCGCATCCGCGTTGAGGTGGCCTGCTCCGACGCCGACCCGCACGTGCCCTCGATCGTCGAGATCTACCCCGCCAACGACTGGCACGAGCGCGAGACGTGGGACATGTTCGGCATCATCTTCGACGGACACCCGGCGCTGACCCGGATCCTGATGCCGGACGACTGGCCGGGTCACCCGCAGCGCAAGGACTACCCGCTGGGTGGCATCCCGGTCGAGTACAAGGGCGCCACCATCCCGGCGCCAGACACGCGCAGGAGCTATAGCTGA